The genomic stretch TTAAAAAGTCGTCAACTTACTTAACCAAAAtactatttaagttttttttttgaattacgACTGCAATACAAAAGGTCAATAAGATAATAGCATCCTTCCAATTTCAAATATAATAAATAGtccaaaacaaaatttaaaacaaGTCTCCCTGTCCCCATTTCATTTAAACGAAGCAAGAAAACAATACCCACTCATTTCAATTTTTCAAAATACCCCGCCCGTTAGAACACTCTCTGTTCATCCACACACACACATCACCACCATCCCAAATCCCCAAAGCAAAACCCTAGAAATTCCATTTCAACATGAACCAGTATCACATCTACGAAGCCATTGGTCGTGGCAGATACTCCGTAACTCAACCCACCTCTTTCTCCTTTCATTTCCATCTTCAATTCCATCTCTCCATCGATCTTACTTTTTTTGTGTTTGATTTCGCAGACCGTGTATAAAGGTAGAAAGAAGAAGACGATCGAGTATTTCGCAATCAAAAGCGTTGATAAATCTCAGAAAAACAAGGTTCTTCAAGAAGTGAGTTACCGAAATTAGTattgttaattaattattgatagcATTCATTATGTAAATTTTCACAGTTTTCTACCAGATCTTGAGCTGTATTGTGTTTATGTGCGAAAACTCACGAAATTACTTTTTTTACTCTTCTGTAGGTTAGGATTCTTCACACTTTAGATCACCAAAATGTGCTCAAGTTTTATTCATGGTGAGGACTGTTAAATTCTATTCAATTTGTTTGATGTGAATGTGATGAATAAAATAATTCTTACTTACTAAAATAAGGAGGATTTGAAAATGAGGAATTCTTATTATTAATTGTGCGTAAATTACTTTGTTCGAACTCGGTTCTTAAGTTTTGTATATTTATGCTTTTTTAGGTATGAAACTTCTGCTCACTTATGGTTGGTCTTGGAGTATTGTGTGGGTGGGGATCTACTTTCGATCTTACGGCAGGTATTTAGTATTTCACTGCATGTGTTTTGGAATGGGAGATTGTACTTGTTGTTACTCTCTTTTTAATGCTGATTATGAAGATGAATTTCAGGATATTCAGCTTCCTGAGGAATCTGTTAATGAGCTTGCTTGTGACCTCGTCAGAGCTCTGCAGTATGTTAATTTCCCTTTGTTTTCCCTTAGTTTAGTTGTATTGTATTACTCTTGTTATGCATTGAAATTGGATACTCCTTTCTCAGGTATTTACATTCAAATGGAATAATTTATTGTGATTTGAAACCATCAAATATTCTACTAGATGAAAATGGTCGTACAAAGGTGTCAAATTATTCACTCTCTTTCATTGTTGATTggattaatttagttaatttccCTTTTGTTAATATGTGTTGAAGTGTGTACTTATTACTTTATATTACTTTATTGATGCAGCTCTGTGATTTTGGATTGGCCAGAAAGTTAAAAGAGATATCGAAAGTTCCTTCTTCATCGGTATGCTTTACTAACTCTTGCAATTTTGGACATCAATATTCATGTATTGATAGACCTCTACTCAACTATGGCTGTCACTTTTCTACTGAAACCAAATAATGTGTTAATACATACTATGTCTCTTTACTTCTTTCTGCAGTTGCCTCAAGCAAAACGTGGAACACCCTCTTACATGGCTCCGGAGCTTTTTGAAGATGGCGGAGTTCATTCTTATGCTTCTGATTTCTGGGCTCTAGGCTGTGTGCTATATGAGTGTTATACTGGGAAGCCTCCTTTTGTGGGTAGAGAATTCACGCACCTTGTAAAATCCATCATTTCAGACCCGACTCCACCTCTCCCTGGAAATCCAAGTCGACCTTTtgtcaatttaattaattctctGTTGGTCAAAGATCCAGCCGAAAGAATACAGTGGCCTGAGCTTTGTGGTCATGCCTTTTGGAAAACCAAATTCTCTCTATTGTCTCTTCCTTCTCAACCTGCATTTGATGATATGATAGAGCTTCATGCTAAACCATGCTTATCAGAACGTAATGGAGATAAGTCTTCTCATAACAGAACCCCTCCCAAATATCGTGAAAAAGACACGAAAGGAGTGCTAAAAAAGGACGAAAATTCTGGTTTAGGATCAAGGGGCATTGAGACACCAACAAGGGCAACACCAAATAGTCACAGAACTCAGACAAAGGGATCTGGTCGAGCAGTTGAGGTCAAGCAGAAAGATTCCAATATTAAAAAAGGTTTGAATCTTTTGAGACTTTCAAGAATAGCAAAATCAAATTTacaaaaagaaaatgagaaagaaaactATCGTCGCCCCTTGCCCAATGGCTCTGAGAAGGATGCAGACGTTAAGATTGAGAACACTGACATGGAACTTGATTTTAATGAGAATAGTGAAGAGGATACACTTGAAGAAACTGATGGTTCTGAGCACACACCTGTGCCCAATGAGAAAATGGAGAATAGTTTTCAGAATCAGGGAAAAGCAGAGGACACTGAAAATGTTATTCACCGGTTGGACACCTTATCTGTGACTACTCCTGCCTCAGACGATTCAAGGTCATTCGATCACGAGTCAACTCCTGACCGTTCTGACATATCTGCTATTTCTCCAAGTGTAAGCCCTCTAGTGAAAAAACATAGGCCAAAAGAAGATTTAGGTTCTGGCCTTGACTCAGATTCTTCAAGATCATCAAACGACAATTCCCAGGTTATTTGGCATCCATCTGATCTCTCAGTCAGACCTGTAATGCCCAGCAGAAAAGTTGACAAAGGCTCGGAAGCCATCCCTTCACTTCCTTTTGAGGCGTTGCAAGCACCTGATTTTATCAAAATGCCTAAAGAGCAATTGGAGGCAGTGCATAACCGAATTATAGCCATCTTGAATGGGAATACTAGCATTGGAGAAAAACAAAATGTGGTTAGGTACCTCGAGATGTTGAGCAGTAATGCTGATGCAGCCAATATCTTGACCAATGGGCCAATAATGCTCATTCTCATAAAATTGCTACGTCAATCTAAGGCATCAGCTTTACGTGTTCAACTTGCTTCACTGATTGGTCTGTTGATCAGACACTCTACCTTTGTTGATGACAGTTTGGCTAATTCTGGAATTCTAGGTTCACTGACGGATGGCCTTAGGGACAGACAGGAAAAAGTAAGAAGGTTTTCTATGGCTGCTTTGGGTGAGTTGCTATTTTATATATCTACCCAAAATGCTGACTCTAAAGATAACACTCCACTTGAATCTCCATCGAAGGACAATAGGACCGCACATGGCTGGCAGGTTAGCTTCTAAGCTTGTTGCATGTAAAGTTTATTGTCCATCTGCCTATGCCATTTGAAGCTTGAGTTCTGTAGTGATTTGGCGTGTTTGTGTGTGCGCACGTGTGTTTACTTCcacctatttttattttctttgtgaGCATTCAAAGTTCATATTTTTCTAGAGTTATCTTATTTTCTTCTGGCTGCAGGTTCCAAATTCATTAATTTCCCTTGTGACAGCGATATTGAGAAAAGGTGAGGATGATATAACTCAGTTGTATGCATTGAGAACAGTTGAGAATATTTGCAGCCAAGGAGGGGTCTGGGTGGGACGTTTCACCAGTCAAGATGTTATTAATAATCTCTGCTATATCTATAGAGCGGCAGGGAAACAGGAAAGCATGAGGCTTACTGCAGGATCATGTTTAGTACGCTTAGTTCGCTTTAATCCTTCTAGCATTCAGTCTGTTATAGAGAAACTCTCATTCAAGGATCTAGCTTCTGCTCTTGTCAAAGGCAGTCCGCGAGAGCAGCAAATTAGCTTAAATCTTCTTAACTTAGCAATGCTTGGAAGTCATATGCTCACAAATGTTGGAAGATACCTTATACAACTTTCAGAGGATAAAAATCTGATCCCAAGTCTTTTGTCCCTTGTTGAGCAGGGTAGTGAAGTTTTAAAAGGAAAGGCACTTGTTTTTGTGGCTCTCCTCTGCAAGCACGGTAGAAGGTGGCTTCCACAGTTCTTTTGCAGCCATAAGTTACTCTCAGTGGTGGATAGGCTGGGAAAAGAGAAGGATGCCTTTGTGCGGCAGTGTTTAGTTGCATTTCTGCATATTGTGGCATCTACTATTCCAGGTTTACTGGATATAATAACAGGGGATATCCAGCAAATGATGGGAGGAAGGCGCCATGGACATATCTCTTCCCTTACCGGCAGATCTGCTCCAAAAGCCAATATTAATTTGTTTCCTGTTGTCcttcatcttcttgaaagttcAGCTTTTAAGCATAAAGTGGCGACACTTCCAGTACTACGGCAGTTGGCGAATCTCATTAAACTCGCAGAGGCACCGTTTCAGGTCAGTGACTCAGCCGTTAGATCTTGTTTACTTTTAATCCCATGCTTTCCTGAAATCATGAGTTCAGTCAGAGCTAAGCTGCAAAGTTTCATTAGATATTAAGTGTGCTAAGATATAGTCGATAGATAGTCTACTAATGAAATAAAAGGTGTATTTTAGAATCTAAGGGTTGACCTCAAATCTCACCAAAAAAGAGTGTTGATCTCAAAGTAAGTATTTGATATAATTAATCAGTGAGATGAACTTACTTCGAGAGTAACTTTTGTTAAGTTACCGGGCTTAATAACTTTTTTGTAAACATTAAAGTTCATCAATCCAACTGTTGAATATGGTAATATTATCTTAAAGATCATGCACTCCAAATTTTAAATTAATCGAATGCTCATGGCTATGTAATCTTATCACCAccttttgtattttaaaaaataaactgtATGTTAAGTTAAAATTATTTGATGAAGGATCAAATAATTTTTAAACTTCATAAAAAGTTGTAGACTTAATCTACTCAATAGAAATTATTAGTTTGGCAGTAAAAATGCTGAAATTTTATGTCTACAAAGTATTATTAAATTTATCTATGAAAATAGTTTTTCtacttataataaattataaaatttgttaatttttggAGAAATTGCACCTACTCTGCATGAAATATACTACTTAAGTGACATACACCCTCTTTATCCTGTAGATGATATGTACCCATCAATTACACCCACCTCTCTATTTTCTTAAAATAACAATAGGCCTAAAAGACTAGTGTAATTTTCTCAATCAATAAGGGTGGTGGTGTTTAATTTGAAAAACCGGAGCATGTTTCTCATTTGAGCATACCTCAAGAGTTGTGCACGTTATACGTtagtattttaaaagaaaatagctCAATCAAAACAGAAAGTGTTCTAATATCTAATACACTGCCTGCTAAATTTATACATATTGTTTTGCAATTTATCTCTCTTAAATAGCTGTTTTGGCAATTATTTTACCAATGCTATCATTGATTAGGTCATAGTGTTAGTTAGATGGCAGCTGCGACTTTCAGTAGAACAAGTTATACTTTTAATTGACAATTGATATCTGATGTTGCTGTCTTTGTTTATTGTTTGGCTTTCAGGGAAGAGATGACTTCCAAATAACCCTTCTCCGAATTTTAGAGTCTCTCACGGAGGAATCTTCTGTGATCCTTGGCAATCCTGACATTTTCATTCGTGAAATCCTCCCTAGTTTGACAGTTCTCTACAAGGGTAACAAGGACGGTGATGCCAGATTTTTGTGCCTTAAAATCTTTTTTGATGTGATGATTATTCTCTTGAGTGAACCAATTGAAGAAGAGCAAAGACTGAACGATCTGAAGTTCGTATCGAATACACATTTTCTTCCTCTCTACCCAACCTTGATCGAAGATGAAGATCCGATTCCTATCTTTGCACAGAAGCTTCTTGTCATGTTATTAGAGTTCAGTTTTATTTCAATTCCAGACATTTTACACCTGAAGACAATATCACAATGTTTTGAGTTCTTGCTTGGTGATCTGTCAAATGCAAATGTGAATAATGTTAAGCTGTGTCTTGCTCTGGCTTCTGCTCCTGAAATGGAGTCAAAGTTACTCTCCCAATTGAAAGTTGTTAGGAGGATTGGTAATTTTCTTGAGTTTGTATGTGCAAAGGGTATGGAAGATTTGCTGGAACCAACTCTTGGGCTGTGTAGGGCCTTTTTAGCTCGTTCAGTCAGCTGTACAAAAGGCTTCAGATACACAACAGAACCAACTCTCTTAGGCGACTATCCTCCTGAGGTGAGTGGAGCAGTTGACCCCCAGCAATGCATAAGAGATATAACAGACTTTGGAAACAATGTTGGTGTCTTCCTAGAGTTGAGCGCATCTAGGGAAACCAGTATTGCCGATATAGCTTCTGAGTGTGTGATTTTACTGTTCAAGGCCGCTCCTAGAGAAGCCACAACTGGTCTACTAACCAATCTCCCCAAGGTCACTGTGATCCTAGAATCCTGGAGTAAAGGCATCCCTCATTTAACGGTTCAGAGAATGCTTCATGCTTTAGGTTATGCTTGCAAGCAGTACTTATTGCACGCAATGATattatcaatatcaataccagagatttcaagaattgaaggaATAGTTTCTGAACTCAAGAGTTCAAGTATCCCTGCCCTGGCCAAAACTGCTGGATTGGCGGCCATGGAGTTGCAGCGGTTACCTCGctgcatttgaatttgaataatgaTTGGTATCATATTATGTCATGTTACAATTCTCATGTTCATTTTTGCCAATATGATTTGTCCTGTTCTTGTTGGCAGAATTTGTAACTTCTCCACTTTACTCGCTTACCTTTATTTTTCAGGTAGAGCATTTTGGTGAATTCCACTCAGGCTTCACTGTGTACTTCTATTTGAATTATGTGTACTCTGTATCTTCATGAAATGAAAAATTACTTTCGGTAATTTAAAAATAGGGCACATGTTAAAAACAAGATGTTATGAGCTCAAATGGAAATTTGGAGCAATAGCATGTTCCTATTTGATAGGGTACCTATATGCACACATGGCCAGAACAACAAATATTTGTCAGCTATAAGAAATCAATGTCATTCAAATCAAAATGATAAGGGAACACACATAACCCCTTTCTTAAAAGATAAAAATGTGTTGCAAGACTAAAGTCAGTATACCCTTTTGTTCTATAATTAACATTATTAACATTAGGGTAACCCTAATTTGTTGTGTCTTAATGACACatgttaataaataaatcaaaaaaacaaaGCTGTATGGCACCAAATATCACGGGTAGAAAATGATTCTTTCTCACCAAACGTCACATGGAAACCTTTTCCATTCTTTGTCTGTTCCTCAAAGAAAAAAACACAACTTTTCCTTATGATGATCCAATGGATTCAACCCAAGTGGGGCCCCTACATGACCCCACACAAGTCTTAAGGTAGAAGAGGGTTGTGAAAGTGATAGGAGCCTGCAAAGCTTCACAGTGTTTGCCAATATAAAGGGTTATTGCCATCATTTTTTTTTCCCACTAAAAGCCTTCACCCTTAGAAATGGCATCATTCAGTTTTTATCTAGTATTAATGATCATCATGGTTTTCATGCCTTCACCTCTCCTTTCATCCTATTCACAATCACAACCTCTTCCTGAACTTCCCACACTTCCCACACTCTCCTCAGATCCTTCTCCATCTTCACTCTTACCTTCCCAAGCTTTGTCACCTGACATTGTTCCACTTTTGCCTTCTTCTGGTGGTGCTTTACCAACTCCTACAGGCTCTGACATTCCCACCATTCCTTCCAATCCAAGTCCTCCAAACCCAGATGACATCATTGCTCCAGGACCCTTTTCTGCATTTGCACCATATGGATCAATACAGGCTGCTTCCAATGCTCATAGAAGTGTAGTCTTTGACAGAGCCATTACTGTTTTTACATGTTTAGCAGCAGCATACCTTTCTTTGCAGTAAATGATTTGTGATGTGCCATATTCCACTTTCTTGTTTGTTAATTTTTCATTCTTAGTACCTTGTAGTATATGATGATTACTATAATGAAACTCAGTTTCTTTCTCAAATGCAATTTTTGTTATGATTTATGATTTCTACTGTTGATTTCTCATTTGTAATTATTGAGGttagttttcttttgtttttcctttATGTTAAAGTGTTCATCTTTTCTTTCTAATGAGAGGCCCATAATTGAACTTTTTAAAGTGCCTTTTTGCAATTCCAGCATCACTATGCTCATTAAAAGCTGAAAGCCACATTGAGTGCATGTTTAGATTTCAACAAAATTACGACTTAACGGTATCACTGTCATTATGTCAAACTCGCCGAAATTCTAAAGATGCATTCAGATTGAAATGAAAGAGTTGCTACCAGCTCTGTCAGATTTGTATGCCATGAACTGAGTTGAGGTGGGGTGCCAATGTCACATGGTTGAAGCAAAAGCAAGTACTCATTTTTTTCATGTTAAGACTGAAGTGCACGTGATAGACACCTATTCATCAGGAATAATTTCCGATTATCGACCACATGATGCCCAATCAAGTGAGAAATTTCAATAGTAATATTAGTACTAATGTTTAGGTAATCATGTTTTGTCTTGTTTTGCTGTCTGTTTGTCTCATTCTTTGTATATCATAATCACATTATTGGCATCAACAGTATTTGCATAAGAAAATGAACTTAGTTTAGGCATGAAAATGTAGTATAAAGATATGTATAATATGAATTTGTGATGCACAAAGTGAACTTCTTTTATGTCAGAAAGAATTTACAGTTTCAACTAACAAATTTTCATTCCAAATATTCGCTTAAAAGATCACAAGGTTCTGAATTGAATCGTAACTTCTATCATAATTTTATTGTAATATTGGCTAATACAGCATATAGAATTTAATCAAAGTTTTTCTATTTTCGACGGACTTCCCATCTTGAGCGGATATAATCTTGTTTAATCTTTCTTGTAAGAGTTCAGGTCAAAAGATTAACACTGAGAAGACATTTTTTCTGCCATATCATTAATTGGtaccaaaaaatgaagtaaaacagAACAAGAAATATCTTTATTAATAGAAACAAGGGCGTTGAACTTTGAAGTAGTGAACACATGATTATCTCAAAATAGCAAATACTTGTGACTTATAAGAGCAAATTCTGTTTAACATGTAAAGAAAGAGACATAAGTTCtacaaaattaagattaaaacTAACATTATTGTAATCCTAATATGGCCCAGAAAAGATCTAGCAGTTACATGAAGTTTAATTAAACCGACACGCCAAATATCATATagcaacaaaacaaaaagacaCTCCAAAATGGACATGTTAAGTCCTCCTCTTAGCTGGTTTAAGCCTTGGTCTCAAGAAGCTTGTCGATCATGTCAGCAGCTTCTTGGACAGTGGTGATGCTCTGAGCACTTTCTTCTTCCACGCTAATGCCAAATTCTTCCTCGAGTCCCATCACAATCTCAACCTGTACAAAATTTGAAATGTCAGTCTAAATAATCGAGCAAAATACCATAGAATGTAaaccaaaaggaaaaaaaaaaaaaaagacattgtGTTCTGATATGTATCAAATATCCGCAATTAGCATGTCATTTCAGCATATATCTCAAGTGTTATGGGTAGTGTGTGAGCTGTGAAGTAAGGGTAATGGAGACAATAATGGTGAAGTAACTAGACTCAATTGACAACCAATGGCATTTTACCAGACACAAATTTGTAGACTTTAGAGTAGAAATCAGTGTTGTCAGATAGTGGCTATGGCGGCACTATAGCACTATAGTATACTAGTCTACAAATTACTAATGTTCTGCGATATGCTATTTAGTACATAGTATGGTTAAATAATGGCTATATTGGAGCTATAGCACCTCAGAGTAGAAGAATTTGAATGAACCCTTAATTTTCAAGATATGCAATTGGCAACATTGGTGGGAGCTATATAAAGCATGCTAGCATGCATGTTGAGCAATAAACAGTGTAGTTTTTTTTGGGTCTAATAGCCTAATGTCCGGAATTTCACCCCTTAAAGGTGAATAAGTGGGGTGTCGCGGGTTCGAATCTACGCCCCTGCAAACGGATGTCCCTGCTCAGCTACCAACTAAGTTGTCTTATCCTGTTTATTGCAGTACAGTATGCAGCAAGGACTCGGGAACACTTGTTTTTATACTAATGCATTATAGCAGGaaaaacacaaacaacaacaacaacaaaatcactgACATCAAGACATGGGTATGTGTGAGTCCGTCCCACAATAAATAGATAAAGTATTCAACGTGGTACTTAAGCCACAAGGCTGTCTCCGACCTAATCATGTGCTTAAAAACCTAATAATTTGTGCTCTCATTGGCAGTTGGATCATGGAAAGGACTGCCTATAGGCTAGTTTAAGGTGTTCCCCTAAATACCGATACTCTAGTAAAGCCGTCAAAAAGGAAAGGGCTGCCATCGGGTCAGTGCTTATTGAGTGAAAGCCGTTGTGAATGCCAACTCTTAAAGAGTAGGACAATGTTAGAAGTCTCACATTGAGCAAATAAAAGTGTTCAATATGAGACTCCCATCGGTATGCATAGTTCAAATATCAAGTAGCTAGAAGATACAATCAACTAAATCAGGTACTTTGAAAGGATCTCAAAGTTCTGATATTTTCAAATGATTAAGTATAACAAATTAGCAATTTTCCAACACAAGAAtttgtatataaatttaattataccgTGTCAAGAGAATCGGCTCCAAGAGCAGCAAATTTAGACTCTCCGGTAACATCCGTACCGTCAGCCAGAGCCAATTGCTTCTTGACAATGTCACACACCTTCTGCACAGTCTCTGGTTTAGCCTGCACAAAATCAAACTCCTTCAATATCACAGATGTTCAGGATCACAACTTCGTTAGAACATCCTAGTATCAAAAGACACTAAACTTTTACTAAATTAACCTCGAAAACAAACCTACACTAAAATACACAAAATAATAACAACCTACACAATCCAAAAGAGAGAAACATACAAGTTTATGATGGATTAAAATCATACCGCACATGTAACTTGAAACCGAAGCCCTCTTGGTTGAAAAGTAATAGATGGAAACCTTGCACCCTTAATTGAGAATGAAACTGAATTTGGACCAGAGATCCTGGTACAAGAAACCTGTATTGATTCAACCGATCCATTAAACAAGGTTGAATAAATTGATGCGTGAGAAcaataagaaaatgaaaaaagtGCATACCATGGATTTGTTGGAGAGGAGGGACATGGAGGTTCCGGTGATGGATGCCATTGGAGAGAGAGAGATCTGAGATCTAAAGAGGGACGGAGGGTACAAAGTGTTGAAAATGAAATGATACAAAAATGAGTGGAAAAATAGTGAGGAATGTATTTATAAGTAGAGAGTGTTTTTggtttggttgggttttgttgttGAGGTTTTTATGTTTGTTCAACTTCGCTTCGATACTTTCGAGGCCGGCACGTGTGAGAGTTAGTATTGTTGGGTTTAGTTGTCAGATTGGACACTGAAAACTTTATTTTGAGGTAGGTTTTGTTAATTAATGTGTTCAAATATGATTTTCGATCTCAAAATAATTGATTCaatttgtgaagaaaatagatTTTAGTAACTTGATTAAATAGAATTAAAACACTCATCCTCTTCTTGATTTGAGGGGATGTGGCCGGTTATTACACTCATCCTAAAGACACAATTTCAGAGGGGATGAACAACAACACCAATCGACAATCTCTCTTTCATCATCGAAAGAATATGTTTGCTAAACACATTATTGAGTACTAGATCTGAAAGGCTATAGAGAAACCACCAAAGTTAGACAATTATGATGAGATCGAGGACCTAAAAGAATGAATGTAACGCGTGGAAATAATCATCGATTATCATCGTGCCAGAAGGGCGGTGAAGCGCAACTTATTTGTATTGACTTTCAAAGGATTATTCACGTCGTGGTTCAACATCTTAGAAGGGAATTTCATTAACTTTTGGAGAAATCTGTGCAATGAGTTCACAATGCAATTCAAAATACAAAAGGTGTCATCCTAAAATGATTTTCGTTCTTAGTGGGATCCACCGGAAGACAAAGGAAACATTACGAAAATACATTGGTCGGTTAACTAAGGTAGTCGTGGAAGTAGGGGTAACTAACGATGGTCTGAATTGTTGAATATTTGTGAAAGGGCTAAGGATGAACGGTATGTTCTACGAAAATTTAGGACTAAAAGGCGTGGGGAGTGTGAGTGATTTCCTCACCCAAGCCCAGACTTACTTTAACTACATAGATAGAGATGTGGAAAAGAATAAAGGCTCGTAGAACCCAGGGAATGGGAGACACTAGGGGCAAAGAGGACGAAGATAGAGACGTAAATAGAGGGATACGCGTTATATTTTTACCCTACTTTGCTAAACACTTCGAGGGACAAGATTTTGCATGAATGCTGAAACACATAATTTAAAGAGGTTGGGGTGAAGTACCCCCACCCAGTGAAAGAATGTGCTTGAAAGGACAAGTCaaagttcttcaacttctgtAAAAGTCACAAGCATAACACTGATGTATGAGTTCACTTAAAAGACACAATTAAGAAACTTATTATCAAAAACTTGTGACGCCTTCGAAAGACTTTGCCTGGACTCGGGCCACCTCAAAGCTTTTTAAGCCTCGTTGGAGGAATTCTCGAGCAAACAAGTACATATAAAGGGTTACATCACCTTGAAGACCATGTTCAATATGGAAGAAAGCACAAGGATGTTCAAGGTAAGATATCTCATCATATACGCCCATTCTTCATATAACAATcatataaaaacatgattttaacCTCTTAGGAACTGCCTTGTCCACACTATACTTGTGCATGAATTACCCACTGCCAATGGACGTGTCAAAGTTATCTAGGGTGATCATGAGACTGTTGGGAGATGTTATCATGATAGTTTAAAGCTAAAGAATGTGACTATGTTTTTAGCCCATGCCCAGCGCCCAGATGCCGAAGAAATGAATGTTGTGGACCTGAAAGCCAGAAGTAGTGCCCCAAGAGAATGAGATGATGCCTCTAAAATATTAGAAGTTAGTCACTCTATTTTAGATAAGCATGGAAGTGTCAAGTGAAAAGGACATGGCGAGTTCGTTAACTTTGTTATGCATAATGTCATGTTTTTTAATTTAGGTTATCAATTAGATTAATTACACCGAGGTATCACCTATGTTGATTGTATACATTGTTCCAAAGACAACTTTTGTTTAATAAGGTAAGACTTTTTTCCTCTGTGAGTGCGTAGATTTTTAATGAAGCGCCCCATGTTTCTTTATAAATTTTGATACACTTCTACTATTATTTTGCATGAGTTGATGGCTAGAGTTTGGAATCTTAACAAAGTCGGCCAAAAG from Vicia villosa cultivar HV-30 ecotype Madison, WI linkage group LG4, Vvil1.0, whole genome shotgun sequence encodes the following:
- the LOC131595523 gene encoding serine/threonine-protein kinase RUNKEL-like encodes the protein MNQYHIYEAIGRGRYSTVYKGRKKKTIEYFAIKSVDKSQKNKVLQEVRILHTLDHQNVLKFYSWYETSAHLWLVLEYCVGGDLLSILRQDIQLPEESVNELACDLVRALQYLHSNGIIYCDLKPSNILLDENGRTKLCDFGLARKLKEISKVPSSSLPQAKRGTPSYMAPELFEDGGVHSYASDFWALGCVLYECYTGKPPFVGREFTHLVKSIISDPTPPLPGNPSRPFVNLINSLLVKDPAERIQWPELCGHAFWKTKFSLLSLPSQPAFDDMIELHAKPCLSERNGDKSSHNRTPPKYREKDTKGVLKKDENSGLGSRGIETPTRATPNSHRTQTKGSGRAVEVKQKDSNIKKGLNLLRLSRIAKSNLQKENEKENYRRPLPNGSEKDADVKIENTDMELDFNENSEEDTLEETDGSEHTPVPNEKMENSFQNQGKAEDTENVIHRLDTLSVTTPASDDSRSFDHESTPDRSDISAISPSVSPLVKKHRPKEDLGSGLDSDSSRSSNDNSQVIWHPSDLSVRPVMPSRKVDKGSEAIPSLPFEALQAPDFIKMPKEQLEAVHNRIIAILNGNTSIGEKQNVVRYLEMLSSNADAANILTNGPIMLILIKLLRQSKASALRVQLASLIGLLIRHSTFVDDSLANSGILGSLTDGLRDRQEKVRRFSMAALGELLFYISTQNADSKDNTPLESPSKDNRTAHGWQVPNSLISLVTAILRKGEDDITQLYALRTVENICSQGGVWVGRFTSQDVINNLCYIYRAAGKQESMRLTAGSCLVRLVRFNPSSIQSVIEKLSFKDLASALVKGSPREQQISLNLLNLAMLGSHMLTNVGRYLIQLSEDKNLIPSLLSLVEQGSEVLKGKALVFVALLCKHGRRWLPQFFCSHKLLSVVDRLGKEKDAFVRQCLVAFLHIVASTIPGLLDIITGDIQQMMGGRRHGHISSLTGRSAPKANINLFPVVLHLLESSAFKHKVATLPVLRQLANLIKLAEAPFQGRDDFQITLLRILESLTEESSVILGNPDIFIREILPSLTVLYKGNKDGDARFLCLKIFFDVMIILLSEPIEEEQRLNDLKFVSNTHFLPLYPTLIEDEDPIPIFAQKLLVMLLEFSFISIPDILHLKTISQCFEFLLGDLSNANVNNVKLCLALASAPEMESKLLSQLKVVRRIGNFLEFVCAKGMEDLLEPTLGLCRAFLARSVSCTKGFRYTTEPTLLGDYPPEVSGAVDPQQCIRDITDFGNNVGVFLELSASRETSIADIASECVILLFKAAPREATTGLLTNLPKVTVILESWSKGIPHLTVQRMLHALGYACKQYLLHAMILSISIPEISRIEGIVSELKSSSIPALAKTAGLAAMELQRLPRCI
- the LOC131595524 gene encoding classical arabinogalactan protein 25-like, with protein sequence MASFSFYLVLMIIMVFMPSPLLSSYSQSQPLPELPTLPTLSSDPSPSSLLPSQALSPDIVPLLPSSGGALPTPTGSDIPTIPSNPSPPNPDDIIAPGPFSAFAPYGSIQAASNAHRSVVFDRAITVFTCLAAAYLSLQ
- the LOC131595525 gene encoding acyl carrier protein 1, chloroplastic-like gives rise to the protein MASITGTSMSLLSNKSMVSCTRISGPNSVSFSIKGARFPSITFQPRGLRFQVTCAAKPETVQKVCDIVKKQLALADGTDVTGESKFAALGADSLDTVEIVMGLEEEFGISVEEESAQSITTVQEAADMIDKLLETKA